In Tepidimonas taiwanensis, the following are encoded in one genomic region:
- a CDS encoding cisplatin damage response ATP-dependent DNA ligase: MRDFAALYRALDASTATGDKRAALEAYFRAADAADAAWAVYLLAGGKPRQIVPTRWLRAQACAAAGVPDWLFEACYAAVGDLAETIALLLPPPADPRPQGLAAWMAAVLALRGLPEDARATALHAQWQALTVEERLLHGKLITGGWRVGVSRQLVTQALAAVAALPVALLAQRLMGYTRADARPGAADYRALLAPAPRAAAVSFSATASADTGADEETHEGADAGIEAPSHLSSGSMPYGEAAERGAAVVCESDAWPYPFFLAHPLPAALPDPAAVLGEPDAWLVEWKWDGIRAQLVRRHGVALWTRGEELVTDRYPELVALGERLPPGTVLDGEIVVVADDTVQPFAALQRRIGRRRVSAALLRELPVALIAYDLLEWQGRDLRDEPQWQRRERLQALVAAVPDPALRVSPLLPPVPGDGWAALDAQRRAARAHGAEGLMLKQRDARYGIGRTRTRGVWWKWKADPYTVDAVLVYAQKGHGRRAGLYSDYTFALWSHPSGHPARQLVPFAKAYSGLSDAEMARVDAIIRRTTRERFGPVCAVAPTLVFELGFEGVARSARHKSGVAVRFPRMLRWRTDKPVEEADSLATLLALVEPPGPEGAR; the protein is encoded by the coding sequence ATGAGGGACTTCGCCGCGCTGTACCGCGCACTCGACGCCAGCACCGCCACCGGCGACAAGCGCGCTGCGCTGGAGGCGTATTTCCGCGCCGCGGACGCCGCCGACGCCGCCTGGGCGGTGTATCTGCTCGCCGGCGGCAAGCCGCGCCAGATCGTGCCCACGCGCTGGCTGCGGGCACAGGCGTGCGCGGCCGCCGGTGTGCCGGACTGGCTGTTCGAGGCCTGCTATGCGGCGGTGGGCGATCTGGCGGAAACCATCGCGCTGCTGCTACCGCCGCCCGCCGACCCACGGCCGCAGGGCCTCGCGGCGTGGATGGCGGCGGTGCTGGCGCTGCGGGGCCTGCCGGAGGACGCACGCGCGACGGCGCTGCACGCGCAGTGGCAGGCGCTGACGGTGGAGGAGCGGCTGCTGCACGGCAAGCTCATCACCGGCGGCTGGCGGGTGGGGGTGTCGCGCCAGCTGGTGACGCAGGCGCTGGCGGCGGTGGCCGCGTTGCCGGTGGCGCTGCTGGCGCAGCGGCTGATGGGCTACACGCGTGCCGATGCCCGGCCCGGTGCGGCGGATTACCGGGCGCTGCTGGCGCCCGCGCCGCGGGCCGCAGCCGTTTCCTTCTCAGCGACTGCGTCGGCGGATACAGGGGCGGATGAAGAGACGCATGAAGGGGCGGATGCCGGAATTGAAGCGCCCAGCCACTTATCGTCTGGTTCGATGCCGTACGGCGAAGCGGCCGAGCGCGGCGCGGCGGTCGTCTGCGAAAGCGACGCCTGGCCCTACCCGTTTTTTCTCGCGCATCCGCTGCCGGCGGCGCTGCCGGACCCGGCCGCCGTGCTGGGCGAGCCGGACGCGTGGCTGGTCGAATGGAAGTGGGATGGCATCCGCGCCCAGCTCGTGCGCCGCCATGGGGTGGCGCTGTGGACACGCGGCGAGGAGCTGGTGACGGACCGCTATCCGGAGCTGGTGGCGCTGGGCGAGCGGTTGCCACCGGGCACGGTGCTGGATGGCGAAATCGTCGTGGTGGCGGACGACACGGTGCAACCGTTTGCGGCGCTGCAGCGGCGCATCGGTCGCCGGCGCGTGAGCGCCGCCCTGCTGCGCGAGCTGCCGGTGGCGCTGATCGCGTACGACCTGCTGGAGTGGCAGGGCCGCGACCTGCGCGACGAACCGCAGTGGCAGCGGCGCGAGCGCCTGCAGGCGCTGGTCGCGGCCGTGCCAGACCCGGCGCTGCGCGTCAGCCCCCTGCTGCCACCCGTTCCGGGCGACGGCTGGGCCGCGCTGGACGCGCAGCGCCGAGCGGCGCGCGCCCACGGGGCCGAGGGGCTGATGCTCAAACAGCGTGACGCCCGCTATGGCATTGGCCGCACGCGCACCCGCGGGGTGTGGTGGAAGTGGAAGGCCGACCCCTACACCGTCGACGCGGTGCTGGTCTATGCGCAAAAAGGGCATGGGCGGCGCGCGGGGCTGTATTCGGACTACACGTTTGCGCTCTGGAGCCACCCGAGCGGCCATCCCGCGCGGCAGCTCGTGCCGTTTGCGAAGGCGTATTCGGGCCTGAGCGACGCCGAAATGGCCCGGGTGGACGCGATCATCCGCCGCACGACGCGCGAGCGCTTCGGGCCGGTGTGCGCGGTCGCGCCCACGCTGGTGTTCGAGCTGGGCTTCGAGGGCGTGGCGCGCAGCGCGCGCCACAAAAGCGGCGTGGCGGTGCGCTTTCCGCGCATGCTGCGCTGGCGCACCGACAAACCGGTCGAGGAGGCCGACTCCCTGGCCACGCTGCTCGCGCTGGTGGAGCCGCCGGGGCCGGAGGGGGCGCGATGA
- a CDS encoding ligase-associated DNA damage response DEXH box helicase has translation MRGRSVPAAAEAAERWMRAQGWTPLPFQRETWAAIAAGESGLLHASTGAGKTYAVWLGLLQRHAGRAAAEEQRQMGPRVLWITPLRALAADTAASLQAPLAALAPHWRLAVRTGDTPSPERAAQARRWPHAMVTTPESLSLLLARADAPQCLAGVAAVVVDEWHELLGNKRGVQVQLALARLRRWCPGLQVWGLSATLANLDEAAAALLGPARAATARVLRAGVDKVVTVDTLLPARVERFSWAGHLGASMVPAVAAALDGCRSALVFTNTRSQTEWWYQALLQARPDWAGAIALHHGSLDPAVRTWVEQGVKSARLRVVVCTASLDLGVDFAPVERVLHIGSPKAVARLVQRAGRSGHAPGQQSRVTLVPTHALELLEAAAARDALQAGRIEARPSPQAPLDVLVQHVVTVALGGGFVPQALLAEVRDTHAYATLSDEDWRWCLDFVRHGGPSLQTYPEYRRVGPDADGVWRVPDARFARRHRLNIGTIVADAQLEVRFLNGARLGTVEEAFIARLQPGERFAFAGRTLELVRLRDLTAWVRDARGAPPRVPRWQGGQLPLSGTLAEAMLQRLARAEQGDHEGPEMTALAPLLALQARWSRLPTPGRLLAEVWHDREGCHLFLYPFAGRDVHLGLAHWLAWRVAQEAPRTFSMAVNDIGLTLLCVEPIDWAAGLAAWLRAPPQEVLETELLASLNAAELAQRRFREIARVAGLIAQGHPGERRSQRQWQASAALFWDVFQRYDPHNRLLQQARAEVLAQVLDVQRLHATLQRMAVQTLYVAAPPHPTPLAFALLVERWRERLSSETLAQRLQRWVARLDRAADAPTRPRRRAAPMAGADA, from the coding sequence ATGAGGGGGCGGTCGGTGCCCGCGGCCGCCGAAGCCGCCGAGCGTTGGATGCGCGCGCAGGGCTGGACGCCGCTCCCGTTTCAGCGCGAGACCTGGGCGGCGATCGCTGCGGGCGAGAGCGGCCTGCTGCACGCGAGCACCGGCGCGGGCAAGACCTACGCGGTGTGGCTGGGCCTGCTGCAGCGCCACGCCGGCCGCGCGGCGGCCGAGGAGCAACGCCAGATGGGGCCACGGGTGTTGTGGATCACGCCGCTGCGGGCGCTGGCGGCCGACACCGCGGCGTCGCTGCAGGCGCCGCTGGCTGCACTGGCCCCGCACTGGCGGCTGGCGGTGCGCACCGGCGACACGCCGTCCCCAGAGCGCGCCGCGCAGGCGCGCCGCTGGCCGCACGCGATGGTGACCACGCCGGAGAGCCTGAGCCTGCTGCTGGCGCGCGCGGACGCACCGCAGTGCCTGGCGGGCGTGGCTGCGGTGGTGGTCGACGAGTGGCACGAGCTGCTGGGCAACAAGCGCGGGGTGCAGGTGCAGCTCGCGCTGGCGCGGCTGCGGCGCTGGTGCCCGGGGTTGCAGGTGTGGGGGCTGTCGGCGACGCTGGCCAATTTGGACGAGGCGGCCGCGGCGCTGCTGGGCCCGGCGCGTGCGGCGACCGCGCGCGTGCTGCGCGCCGGGGTCGACAAGGTCGTGACCGTCGACACGCTGCTGCCCGCGCGGGTGGAGCGGTTTTCGTGGGCGGGGCACCTGGGCGCGTCGATGGTGCCGGCGGTGGCCGCGGCGCTGGACGGGTGCCGCAGCGCGCTGGTGTTCACGAACACGCGCTCGCAGACCGAGTGGTGGTACCAGGCGCTGCTGCAGGCCCGGCCGGACTGGGCCGGTGCGATTGCGCTGCACCACGGCTCGCTCGACCCGGCCGTGCGCACGTGGGTGGAGCAGGGTGTCAAATCCGCCCGGTTGCGCGTGGTCGTCTGCACCGCCAGCCTGGACCTGGGGGTGGACTTCGCGCCGGTGGAGCGGGTGCTGCACATCGGCTCGCCGAAGGCGGTGGCGCGGCTGGTGCAGCGCGCCGGGCGCAGCGGCCACGCGCCGGGGCAGCAGTCGCGCGTGACGCTGGTGCCCACGCACGCGCTGGAGCTGCTGGAGGCGGCCGCCGCGCGCGACGCGCTGCAGGCCGGGCGCATCGAGGCGCGCCCGTCGCCGCAGGCGCCGCTGGACGTGCTGGTGCAGCACGTGGTGACGGTCGCGCTGGGCGGGGGCTTCGTGCCACAGGCACTACTTGCCGAGGTGCGCGACACGCACGCCTACGCGACGCTGTCGGACGAGGATTGGCGCTGGTGCCTGGACTTCGTGCGGCACGGTGGCCCGTCGCTGCAGACGTATCCCGAATACCGCCGCGTGGGGCCGGATGCCGACGGCGTGTGGCGCGTGCCCGACGCGCGGTTCGCGCGCCGCCACCGCCTCAACATCGGCACCATCGTCGCCGACGCGCAGCTGGAGGTGCGCTTTCTCAACGGGGCGCGGCTCGGCACCGTGGAGGAAGCGTTCATCGCGCGCCTGCAGCCGGGGGAGCGCTTCGCCTTTGCCGGGCGCACGCTGGAGCTGGTACGGCTGCGCGACCTCACCGCCTGGGTGCGCGATGCGCGCGGCGCGCCGCCGCGGGTGCCGCGCTGGCAGGGCGGGCAGCTGCCGCTGTCGGGGACGCTGGCGGAGGCGATGCTGCAGCGCCTCGCGCGCGCCGAGCAGGGGGATCACGAGGGGCCGGAGATGACCGCGCTGGCGCCGCTGCTGGCGCTGCAGGCGCGCTGGTCGCGGCTGCCCACGCCCGGGCGGCTGCTGGCCGAGGTCTGGCACGACCGCGAGGGCTGCCACCTGTTCCTCTACCCGTTCGCGGGGCGCGACGTGCACCTGGGGCTGGCGCACTGGCTGGCCTGGCGCGTCGCGCAGGAGGCGCCGCGGACGTTTTCGATGGCTGTCAACGATATCGGGTTGACGCTGCTGTGTGTCGAGCCGATCGACTGGGCGGCGGGGCTCGCGGCGTGGCTGCGGGCGCCGCCACAGGAAGTGCTGGAGACGGAGTTGCTCGCCAGCCTGAACGCCGCGGAGCTGGCGCAGCGGCGCTTTCGCGAAATCGCGCGCGTGGCGGGCCTGATCGCGCAGGGCCACCCGGGTGAGCGGCGCAGCCAGCGCCAGTGGCAGGCGTCGGCCGCGCTGTTTTGGGACGTCTTCCAGCGCTACGACCCGCACAACCGCCTGCTGCAGCAGGCGCGCGCCGAGGTGCTGGCCCAGGTGCTCGATGTGCAGCGCCTGCACGCGACGCTGCAGCGCATGGCGGTGCAGACGCTGTACGTGGCTGCGCCGCCGCACCCGACGCCGCTGGCGTTTGCGCTGCTCGTGGAGCGCTGGCGCGAGCGGCTGTCCAGCGAGACGCTCGCGCAGCGGCTGCAGCGCTGGGTCGCGCGGCTGGACCGCGCCGCTGATGCGCCGACCCGCCCGCGCCGCCGGGCCGCGCCGATGGCGGGGGCCGACGCATGA
- the pdeM gene encoding ligase-associated DNA damage response endonuclease PdeM has product MRGARLLAVPASGDTARLWLLPQRAAWWPDGETLFVADVHLGKAAAFRAAGLAVPGGTTADNLQRLSALVEALGARRLVVLGDWLHARASLTPAVQQAVAAWRARHAALACVLVRGNHDDHAGDPPASWGFTVVSEPWPLGPWECRHTPPDGLDAAAGPDPDPRAQRPVLCGHRHPVCVVRAPGRDRLRLPCFALDGPVLCLPAFGAWTGGHPVPAAPGVQRWAIADDTLWPLEGPVAPWRALEP; this is encoded by the coding sequence ATGCGGGGGGCACGCTTGCTTGCGGTGCCCGCCAGCGGCGATACCGCGCGGCTGTGGCTGCTGCCCCAGCGCGCCGCCTGGTGGCCCGACGGGGAGACCCTCTTCGTCGCCGACGTGCACCTGGGCAAGGCGGCCGCGTTTCGCGCCGCGGGGCTGGCCGTGCCCGGTGGCACGACCGCGGACAACCTGCAGCGGCTCAGCGCGCTCGTCGAGGCGCTGGGCGCGCGCCGTCTCGTGGTGCTGGGGGACTGGCTGCACGCGCGCGCGTCGCTGACCCCCGCGGTACAGCAGGCGGTGGCGGCATGGCGCGCGCGGCACGCGGCGCTCGCGTGCGTGCTGGTGCGTGGCAACCACGACGACCACGCGGGCGACCCGCCTGCGTCGTGGGGGTTTACGGTGGTGTCGGAGCCGTGGCCGCTCGGGCCGTGGGAGTGCCGCCACACGCCGCCCGACGGGTTGGACGCCGCTGCGGGCCCCGACCCAGACCCGCGGGCGCAGCGGCCCGTGCTGTGCGGGCATCGCCACCCGGTATGCGTCGTGCGGGCGCCGGGGCGTGACCGGCTGCGCCTGCCGTGTTTTGCGCTCGACGGGCCGGTGCTGTGCCTGCCCGCCTTCGGGGCCTGGACCGGCGGGCACCCGGTGCCCGCGGCGCCGGGCGTGCAGCGCTGGGCGATCGCCGACGACACGCTGTGGCCGCTGGAGGGGCCGGTCGCGCCGTGGCGGGCGCTGGAGCCCTGA
- a CDS encoding ligase-associated DNA damage response exonuclease: MAGEQALVEVRPEGLYCPAGDFHIDPWRPVARAVITHAHADHARRGHGAYLAHAAAAGVLRARLGDGIALQTVGYGEPLTVGGLRVSLHPAGHVLGSAQVRLEHRGEVWVVSGDYKLEADPTCTPFEPVRCHTFITESTFGLPIYRWPRADGVLADIAAWWQANAAAGRASVLYAYAFGKAQRLLAGLRGRGVGPIIVHGAVHTVNEAYRAAGVALAETRRVADGLAAAEARRALVVAPPSARGTPWLRRFGAHADAMVSGWMQVRGARRRRGVDRGFVLSDHADWPGLLRAVRACGASRVLVTHGYVPELVRYLAEQGWQADALRAPYGDEAGDEAGEEEGEAVVADGPAEGGA; this comes from the coding sequence ATGGCTGGCGAGCAGGCACTCGTGGAGGTGCGGCCCGAGGGGTTGTACTGCCCGGCGGGGGATTTCCACATCGACCCATGGCGGCCCGTGGCGCGCGCCGTGATCACCCACGCGCACGCCGACCACGCGCGCCGGGGGCACGGGGCGTATCTCGCGCACGCGGCCGCCGCCGGCGTGTTGCGCGCGCGGCTGGGCGACGGCATCGCCCTGCAGACGGTGGGCTACGGCGAGCCGCTGACGGTGGGCGGCTTGCGCGTCTCGCTGCACCCCGCGGGGCATGTGCTGGGCTCGGCGCAGGTCCGGCTGGAGCACCGCGGCGAGGTCTGGGTCGTCTCCGGCGACTACAAGCTCGAGGCCGACCCCACCTGCACGCCGTTCGAGCCGGTGCGCTGCCACACCTTCATCACCGAATCGACCTTCGGCCTGCCCATCTACCGCTGGCCGCGGGCGGACGGGGTGTTGGCCGACATCGCCGCCTGGTGGCAGGCGAACGCCGCGGCGGGGCGGGCCAGCGTGCTCTATGCCTACGCGTTTGGCAAGGCGCAGCGGCTGCTGGCCGGGCTGCGCGGACGGGGCGTGGGGCCGATCATCGTGCACGGCGCGGTGCACACGGTCAACGAGGCCTACCGCGCCGCCGGGGTGGCGTTGGCCGAGACGCGGCGCGTCGCCGATGGCCTCGCGGCCGCCGAGGCGCGGCGCGCGCTCGTGGTGGCACCGCCGTCGGCGCGCGGCACGCCGTGGCTGCGCCGCTTCGGTGCCCACGCCGACGCGATGGTCAGCGGCTGGATGCAGGTGCGCGGCGCACGCCGCCGCCGTGGTGTGGACCGCGGGTTCGTGCTGTCCGACCACGCCGACTGGCCGGGCCTGCTGCGGGCGGTGCGCGCCTGCGGGGCCTCGCGCGTGCTCGTCACCCACGGGTACGTGCCGGAGCTGGTGCGTTACCTGGCCGAACAGGGCTGGCAGGCCGACGCGCTGCGGGCGCCGTACGGCGATGAAGCGGGCGATGAAGCGGGCGAGGAGGAAGGCGAAGCGGTGGTGGCCGACGGCCCCGCGGAGGGCGGGGCATGA
- a CDS encoding threonine ammonia-lyase yields the protein MVTLSDIEAAAARLAGQVLETPCLESRTLSQITGAQIFLKFENLQYTASFKERGACNKLSLLTAEERARGVIAMSAGNHAQGVAYHAQRLGLRAVIVMPRFTPGVKVERTRGFGAEVVLHGDTLEEARAHARALAAEQGLTFVHPYDDDAVIAGQGTIGLEMLRAQPDLEVLAIAVGGGGLIGGVAAAAKALKPGIEVVGVQTRRFPAMVNAVTGSHWPQGANTIAEGIAVGSPGERNLALARRYVDDWLLVDEEDIEQAIVMLLEIEKTLVEGAGAAGLAAVLRHPARFAGRKVGLVLCGGNIDPLLLASIIERGMVRAGRLVRLVVNTRDLPGQLARIAAIVAEAGTNIDQVHHQRAFTLLAAQSVEIELVLQTRGPAHVQQVLQALRDAGFDVAQR from the coding sequence ATGGTGACGTTGTCGGACATCGAGGCGGCCGCGGCGCGGCTGGCGGGGCAGGTGCTCGAGACCCCGTGTCTGGAATCGCGCACGCTGTCGCAGATCACCGGTGCGCAGATTTTCCTGAAGTTCGAAAACCTGCAGTACACCGCGTCGTTCAAGGAGCGCGGGGCGTGCAACAAGCTGTCGTTGCTGACCGCGGAAGAGCGGGCGCGCGGGGTGATCGCGATGTCCGCGGGCAACCACGCGCAGGGGGTGGCGTACCACGCGCAGCGGCTGGGGCTGCGCGCGGTGATCGTGATGCCGCGTTTCACGCCGGGCGTCAAGGTCGAGCGCACGCGCGGCTTCGGCGCGGAGGTGGTGCTGCACGGCGACACGCTGGAGGAGGCGCGCGCCCACGCGCGCGCGCTCGCGGCCGAGCAGGGGCTGACCTTCGTGCACCCGTATGACGACGACGCGGTCATTGCCGGGCAGGGCACGATCGGGTTGGAGATGCTGCGCGCGCAGCCGGATCTGGAGGTGCTGGCGATCGCCGTCGGCGGCGGCGGGCTGATCGGCGGGGTGGCGGCGGCGGCGAAGGCGCTCAAGCCCGGCATCGAGGTCGTGGGCGTGCAGACGCGGCGCTTTCCGGCGATGGTCAACGCCGTCACGGGCAGCCACTGGCCGCAGGGGGCCAACACCATCGCCGAAGGCATCGCCGTGGGCAGCCCGGGCGAGCGCAACCTGGCGCTGGCGCGCCGCTACGTGGACGACTGGCTGCTGGTGGACGAGGAGGACATCGAGCAGGCGATCGTGATGCTGCTCGAAATCGAAAAGACGCTCGTCGAAGGCGCGGGCGCCGCGGGGCTGGCCGCGGTGCTGCGGCACCCGGCGCGCTTTGCCGGCCGCAAGGTCGGGCTGGTACTGTGCGGCGGCAACATCGACCCGCTGCTGCTTGCCTCCATCATCGAGCGCGGCATGGTGCGCGCGGGGCGGCTGGTGCGGCTGGTGGTCAACACGCGCGACCTGCCGGGGCAGCTCGCGCGCATCGCCGCGATCGTCGCCGAGGCCGGCACCAATATCGACCAGGTGCACCACCAGCGGGCCTTCACGCTGCTGGCGGCGCAGAGCGTCGAGATCGAACTGGTGCTGCAGACGCGCGGGCCGGCGCATGTGCAGCAGGTGCTGCAGGCGCTGCGCGACGCGGGCTTCGACGTCGCGCAGCGTTGA
- a CDS encoding type II toxin-antitoxin system RelE/ParE family toxin, protein MSYRVVFSPEAMEQLTALYRYIAEAASPDTAARYTEGIVSHCESLRTFPHRGNMRDDIRPGLRTTHYKKRTVIAFTVEEDTVSVLGIFYGGQDYETLLQDDQ, encoded by the coding sequence ATGAGCTACCGGGTTGTGTTCAGCCCGGAGGCGATGGAGCAACTTACAGCGCTGTACCGCTACATCGCCGAAGCGGCCTCGCCCGACACCGCGGCGCGCTACACCGAGGGCATCGTCAGCCATTGCGAGAGCCTGCGGACCTTTCCCCATCGCGGCAACATGCGCGACGACATCCGCCCCGGCTTGCGGACCACCCACTACAAAAAGCGCACGGTGATTGCCTTCACGGTGGAGGAAGACACGGTCTCCGTTCTCGGGATTTTCTACGGCGGTCAGGACTACGAGACCTTGCTACAGGACGACCAGTAG
- the thpR gene encoding RNA 2',3'-cyclic phosphodiesterase: protein MCPAGYIARAVTPATADAPATARLFLALWPDAMTRQAIAAAAARWHWPPGVRPYAPDDWHVTLHFLGAVPLARLPALQAGLAVPFTPFRWTLEGPACWPHGLAVLASARAAPPLAALHRRLAHALRALALPVETWPLRPHVTLARRADGAQCPAGGSPIVWPVREYVLARSTGEPAPRYTIVARYPATGP from the coding sequence GTGTGTCCAGCAGGGTATATTGCCCGGGCCGTGACACCCGCAACCGCCGATGCGCCCGCGACGGCGCGCCTTTTCCTGGCCCTGTGGCCCGACGCCATGACCCGGCAAGCGATCGCCGCGGCGGCCGCGCGCTGGCACTGGCCGCCCGGGGTGCGCCCGTACGCGCCGGACGACTGGCACGTGACGCTGCACTTCCTGGGGGCCGTGCCGCTGGCGCGACTGCCGGCATTGCAGGCGGGGCTCGCAGTCCCGTTCACCCCGTTCCGCTGGACGCTCGAAGGCCCCGCGTGCTGGCCCCACGGGCTGGCGGTACTGGCCAGCGCCCGCGCCGCGCCACCGCTGGCCGCGCTGCACCGGCGGCTGGCGCACGCGCTGCGCGCGCTGGCCCTGCCGGTCGAGACGTGGCCGCTGCGACCCCACGTGACCCTGGCACGGCGAGCGGATGGGGCGCAGTGCCCCGCCGGCGGCTCGCCCATCGTGTGGCCGGTGCGGGAGTATGTCCTCGCACGCTCGACCGGGGAACCCGCGCCCCGCTACACCATCGTGGCCCGCTATCCGGCGACTGGCCCGTGA
- a CDS encoding ribbon-helix-helix domain-containing protein, whose protein sequence is MRTTQQLSITLPKKMADVVKTKVRSGEYASESEVIREGLRALLARDRAVESWLNSQVGPAYDALKADPGRALSADQVRARLAAEHAKAR, encoded by the coding sequence ATGCGAACCACCCAGCAGCTGAGCATCACCCTGCCCAAGAAGATGGCCGATGTGGTGAAAACCAAGGTGCGCAGCGGCGAGTACGCCAGCGAAAGCGAAGTGATCCGCGAGGGCCTGCGGGCGCTGTTGGCGCGCGACCGCGCGGTGGAAAGCTGGCTGAACAGTCAGGTAGGCCCGGCCTACGATGCGCTGAAGGCCGACCCGGGCCGCGCGCTCAGTGCCGACCAGGTACGCGCCCGGCTGGCCGCTGAACACGCCAAAGCGCGATGA
- a CDS encoding TIGR00266 family protein has protein sequence MGKDVIDYDIRGAEMQFVELELDPGEAAIGEAGSLMFMDDGVVMDTVFGDGSAQQGGFFGKLLGAGKRLITGESLFTTVYTNQASGKRRVAFAAPYPGKILPMDLRALGGTLICQKDSFLCAARGVSLGIALQRRLSVGFFGGEGFIMQRLEGDGLAFVHAGGTVVRRELAPGQTLRVDTGCVVAYSPEVDFDIEYVGKIKTALFGGEGLFLACLRGPGQVWLQSLPFSRLASRVFAAAPQLGGRREEGSVLGGFAAGGLLGGLIGGDGGDD, from the coding sequence ATGGGCAAGGACGTCATCGATTACGACATCCGCGGCGCGGAGATGCAGTTCGTCGAGCTGGAACTCGACCCGGGCGAGGCCGCGATCGGGGAGGCGGGCAGCCTGATGTTCATGGACGACGGCGTCGTCATGGACACCGTGTTCGGCGACGGCAGCGCGCAGCAGGGCGGCTTTTTCGGCAAGCTCCTCGGCGCAGGCAAGCGGCTGATCACCGGCGAGTCGCTGTTCACCACGGTCTACACCAACCAGGCGTCGGGCAAGCGGCGCGTGGCCTTCGCCGCGCCGTACCCCGGCAAGATCCTGCCGATGGACCTGCGCGCGCTGGGAGGCACGCTCATCTGTCAGAAGGACAGCTTTCTGTGCGCGGCCCGGGGGGTGAGCCTCGGCATCGCACTGCAGCGGCGGCTGTCGGTCGGGTTCTTCGGCGGCGAGGGCTTCATCATGCAGCGGCTGGAGGGCGACGGCCTCGCGTTCGTGCACGCCGGCGGTACCGTCGTGCGGCGCGAGCTCGCACCGGGCCAGACGCTGCGCGTGGACACGGGCTGCGTCGTCGCCTACTCGCCCGAGGTCGATTTCGACATCGAATACGTCGGCAAGATCAAGACCGCGCTCTTCGGCGGTGAGGGGCTGTTCCTCGCGTGCCTGCGCGGCCCCGGCCAGGTGTGGCTGCAGAGCCTGCCGTTCTCGCGCCTGGCGTCGCGCGTCTTTGCCGCCGCGCCGCAGCTGGGCGGTCGGCGCGAGGAAGGCTCGGTGCTGGGCGGCTTTGCCGCCGGCGGGCTGCTCGGCGGCCTCATCGGCGGCGACGGCGGGGACGACTGA
- a CDS encoding glutamine synthetase family protein, whose translation MNDSTTTAATIQRWLDEHRITEVECLIPDMTGQARGKIVPRHKYDPAAGLRLPEAVLTMTVTGDYPEQDFTPVADPDMRLVPDASTLRLVPWAKEPTAQIIHDCVHFDGRAAELAPRNVLRRILSFYERDGLQPIVAPEMEFYLVEIEPDEDIPLKPPVGRTRRTEAGMQSFSIDAVNEYDDIFDVIYDWCEAQGLKLDTLIHEMGTAQMEINLDHGEPLALADQVFLFKRTVREVAIRHGMYATFMAKPMQGQPGSAMHIHQSVLDRASGRNIFSEADGSPSPAFFHFIGGLQAYLPAAIAFFAPYVNSYRRLSRYTAAPINLSWGYDNRTCGLRVPHSPPEARRVENRLAGVDVNPYLAIAASLACGYLGMRERRQPSEPLTGSAYEQPHQLPRHLDDAIERLLACAPLAELFGEHFLRTYAAIKEAEYREYFDVISPWERRYLLLNV comes from the coding sequence ATGAACGACTCCACCACCACTGCCGCCACCATCCAGCGCTGGCTCGACGAGCACCGCATCACCGAGGTCGAGTGCCTGATCCCGGACATGACCGGCCAGGCGCGCGGCAAGATCGTGCCGCGCCACAAATACGACCCCGCCGCCGGTCTGCGCCTGCCGGAAGCGGTGCTGACGATGACCGTCACCGGCGACTACCCGGAGCAGGACTTCACCCCGGTGGCCGATCCGGACATGCGGCTCGTGCCCGATGCGTCGACGCTGCGCCTGGTGCCGTGGGCCAAGGAGCCGACCGCGCAGATCATCCACGACTGCGTGCACTTCGACGGCCGCGCGGCCGAGCTCGCCCCGCGCAACGTGCTGCGGCGCATCCTGTCGTTTTACGAGCGCGACGGCCTGCAGCCCATCGTCGCGCCCGAGATGGAGTTCTACCTCGTCGAGATCGAGCCGGACGAGGACATCCCGCTGAAGCCCCCGGTGGGCCGCACGCGCCGCACCGAAGCCGGCATGCAGAGCTTTTCCATCGACGCCGTCAACGAGTACGACGACATCTTCGACGTGATCTACGACTGGTGCGAGGCGCAGGGCCTCAAGCTCGACACGCTCATCCACGAGATGGGCACGGCGCAGATGGAGATCAACCTCGACCACGGCGAGCCGCTGGCTCTCGCGGATCAGGTGTTCCTCTTCAAGCGCACGGTGCGCGAGGTGGCGATCCGCCACGGCATGTACGCCACCTTCATGGCCAAACCGATGCAGGGACAGCCCGGCAGCGCCATGCACATCCACCAGAGCGTGCTCGACCGCGCCAGCGGCCGCAATATCTTCAGCGAGGCGGACGGCTCGCCATCGCCCGCGTTCTTCCACTTCATCGGCGGGCTTCAGGCGTACCTGCCCGCGGCGATCGCGTTCTTTGCGCCCTACGTCAACAGCTACCGGCGGCTGTCGCGCTACACCGCGGCACCGATCAACCTGAGCTGGGGCTACGACAACCGCACCTGCGGCCTGCGCGTGCCGCACTCCCCGCCGGAGGCCCGGCGCGTGGAAAACCGCCTCGCCGGCGTCGACGTCAACCCGTATCTGGCGATCGCCGCCAGCCTGGCCTGCGGCTACCTGGGCATGCGCGAGCGGCGGCAACCGAGCGAGCCGCTGACCGGCAGCGCCTACGAACAGCCGCACCAGCTGCCGCGGCACCTGGACGACGCGATCGAGCGGCTGCTGGCCTGCGCGCCGCTGGCCGAGCTGTTCGGCGAACACTTCCTGCGCACCTACGCGGCCATCAAGGAAGCCGAGTACCGCGAGTACTTCGACGTCATCAGCCCGTGGGAGCGGCGCTATCTGCTGCTCAACGTGTGA